One Oscillospiraceae bacterium genomic region harbors:
- a CDS encoding Hsp20/alpha crystallin family protein: MMVPYMFNDDLMDDLFNDNWERDFDRAMHSMQPRHMFGKRSANVMKTDVRETKDGYDVFVDLPGFKKEDVKLDLQNGYLTITANRSEDLDEKDNEGRYIRQERCTGSCARSFYVGENLKPTDVAAKFENGILELKLPKADKQIPEKPTTLIEIQ; this comes from the coding sequence ATGATGGTTCCGTATATGTTCAATGATGATTTGATGGATGACCTGTTTAACGATAATTGGGAGCGCGACTTCGACCGCGCTATGCACAGCATGCAGCCCCGCCACATGTTTGGCAAACGCAGCGCCAATGTGATGAAGACCGATGTGCGCGAGACGAAGGATGGCTACGATGTCTTTGTTGATCTGCCCGGCTTCAAGAAAGAGGACGTCAAGCTGGACCTGCAGAACGGCTACCTGACCATCACCGCCAACCGCAGTGAGGATCTGGACGAGAAGGACAACGAGGGCCGCTACATCCGCCAGGAGCGCTGCACCGGCAGCTGTGCCCGCAGCTTCTATGTAGGCGAGAACCTGAAGCCCACCGATGTTGCCGCCAAGTTCGAGAACGGCATCCTGGAGCTGAAGCTGCCCAAGGCTGACAAGCAGATCCCCGAAAAGCCCACCACGCTGATCGAGATCCAGTAA
- a CDS encoding flavin reductase family protein produces the protein MRKNFGAKAFSYPQPVFIIATYNDDGSADAMNAAWGGISDTTELSVCLSEGHKTVKNLLRTGAFTVSMGDAKHVAACDYVGIASGNNTRDKLAKAGFTVSKSESVDAPVINELAVCMECTVKSYDPETGLLVGEIVNVSVDESAMTDGKVDVAKVAPITFDPFNNAYHVLGEKVGNAFSDGMALR, from the coding sequence ATGCGCAAAAATTTTGGTGCGAAGGCGTTCAGCTATCCCCAGCCCGTTTTCATCATTGCAACGTACAATGATGACGGCTCTGCCGATGCCATGAATGCGGCCTGGGGCGGTATCAGCGATACCACCGAACTGTCCGTTTGCCTGAGCGAGGGCCACAAGACGGTCAAGAACCTGCTGCGTACCGGCGCGTTTACCGTCAGCATGGGTGACGCCAAGCATGTAGCCGCCTGCGATTATGTGGGCATTGCCTCCGGCAACAACACCAGGGATAAGCTGGCCAAGGCGGGCTTCACCGTCAGCAAGAGCGAGAGCGTGGATGCCCCTGTCATCAACGAACTGGCCGTCTGCATGGAATGTACGGTCAAGAGCTACGACCCCGAGACAGGCCTCCTGGTGGGCGAGATCGTCAACGTCAGCGTGGACGAATCCGCCATGACAGACGGCAAGGTAGACGTGGCCAAAGTTGCCCCCATCACCTTTGACCCCTTCAACAATGCCTACCACGTTTTGGGCGAAAAGGTCGGCAACGCCTTCTCCGACGGCATGGCCCTGCGGTAA
- a CDS encoding substrate-binding domain-containing protein: MKRKSVAAVVTAAAMMMSLAACGSSAADSTPAASESTASSEAASGEAAPAESEAAADFDTDQDITVISREDGSGTRGAFIELTGVEEKNADGQKVDNTTEAAAIQSSTNGVMTAVANDETAIGYISLGSLNDSVKAVKVGGIEASAETVKDGSYTLARPFNIVTNGEATDPVAVDFIAYCLSKDGQALATEEGYVGSEGEDYTSAQPEGKITVGGSSSVSPLMEKLIEAYKTVNPNAELELLTSDSTTGVSGALDGSYTIGMASRELKDSETEGGAVSTVLAQDGIAVVVNPVNSVEDLTVDQIKGIYTGELTVWSDLQ; this comes from the coding sequence ATGAAACGCAAATCTGTTGCTGCTGTTGTTACCGCCGCTGCTATGATGATGAGCCTTGCCGCCTGCGGCAGCTCCGCCGCCGATTCCACCCCCGCTGCTTCTGAGAGCACCGCCTCTTCCGAGGCTGCTTCCGGCGAGGCTGCCCCGGCCGAGAGCGAAGCCGCTGCTGACTTCGACACCGACCAGGACATCACCGTCATCTCCCGTGAGGACGGTTCCGGCACCCGCGGTGCTTTTATCGAACTGACCGGCGTGGAGGAAAAGAACGCCGACGGCCAGAAGGTCGACAACACCACCGAGGCCGCTGCCATCCAGTCCAGCACCAACGGCGTCATGACTGCCGTCGCCAACGATGAGACCGCCATCGGCTATATCAGCCTTGGCTCCCTGAACGATTCCGTCAAGGCTGTCAAGGTCGGCGGCATCGAGGCTTCTGCCGAGACCGTCAAGGACGGCAGCTACACCCTGGCCCGTCCCTTCAACATCGTGACCAACGGCGAAGCCACCGACCCCGTGGCCGTTGACTTCATCGCCTACTGCCTGAGCAAGGACGGCCAGGCTCTGGCCACCGAGGAAGGCTACGTTGGCAGCGAGGGCGAGGATTACACCTCCGCCCAGCCGGAAGGCAAGATCACCGTTGGCGGTTCCTCCTCCGTCTCTCCGCTGATGGAAAAGCTGATCGAAGCTTACAAGACCGTGAACCCCAACGCCGAGCTGGAACTGCTGACCTCTGATTCCACCACCGGTGTTTCCGGCGCGCTGGATGGCAGCTACACCATCGGCATGGCCAGCCGCGAGCTGAAAGATTCCGAGACAGAGGGCGGCGCCGTTTCCACCGTCCTGGCCCAGGATGGCATCGCCGTCGTCGTCAACCCCGTCAATTCTGTTGAGGATCTGACCGTTGACCAGATCAAGGGCATCTACACCGGCGAGCTGACCGTCTGGAGCGATTTGCAGTAA
- a CDS encoding ATP-binding protein: MSDEQQKEKRPLSMTRRYRRGLVIVGLLCMMVTLAIATVLFQRSYTVRVDKYLSQICDSVAAGYKAQPTHDAVTLANLLPESDASLRFTLIDGGGTVLYDSEAATGVVYDKDSKVYAVDAPDLPSHADRPEFIAAMADGSASATRESQTMQEETHYYARRIVTPEGTQVLRVGEDVANIWGLSADTLPLLCGAVVVILLATAVLAWWLTRRLVQPINHLAESLDTIEADVPYEELIPLARTIQTDRKLREDNETMRREFTANVSHELKTPLTSISGYAELIETGMAKPADVPTFAARIHKEAQRMIALVSDILQLSELDSTQASQSREKPAEMAPVDLAALLKETAQNMTVNARKAYVTLQYSAQPATVQGSKDLLAELATNLCDNAIRYNQPGGHVELRCGTGPDGPWLQVEDNGIGIPQDSQARVFERFYRVDKSRSKATGGTGLGLAIVKHIALLHHARIDLQSQVGSGTTIKVTFPKA, encoded by the coding sequence ATGAGTGACGAACAACAAAAAGAAAAGCGCCCCCTGAGCATGACCCGCCGCTACCGCCGCGGGCTGGTCATCGTGGGCCTGCTGTGCATGATGGTTACGCTGGCAATCGCCACCGTACTGTTCCAGCGCAGCTACACCGTGCGGGTGGATAAGTACCTGAGCCAGATCTGCGACAGCGTGGCCGCCGGATACAAAGCCCAGCCCACCCATGATGCCGTGACCCTGGCCAACCTGCTGCCCGAGAGCGACGCCTCCCTGCGCTTTACCTTAATTGATGGCGGCGGCACTGTGCTGTATGACAGCGAGGCCGCCACGGGCGTGGTCTATGACAAGGACAGCAAGGTCTACGCCGTGGATGCCCCCGACCTTCCCAGCCATGCCGATCGCCCGGAGTTCATCGCTGCTATGGCCGACGGCAGCGCCAGCGCGACCCGCGAAAGCCAGACCATGCAGGAGGAGACCCACTACTACGCCCGCCGCATCGTCACCCCGGAAGGCACCCAAGTGCTGCGTGTGGGCGAGGACGTGGCCAATATCTGGGGCCTGAGCGCCGACACCCTGCCGCTGCTCTGCGGCGCGGTGGTGGTCATCCTGCTGGCCACGGCGGTGCTGGCCTGGTGGCTGACCCGCCGCCTGGTGCAGCCCATCAACCATCTGGCCGAAAGCCTGGATACCATCGAGGCGGACGTCCCCTATGAAGAACTGATCCCCCTCGCGCGCACCATCCAGACCGACCGCAAACTGCGGGAGGATAACGAGACGATGCGCCGGGAGTTTACCGCCAACGTCAGCCACGAGCTGAAGACTCCGCTGACCAGCATTTCCGGCTACGCCGAGCTGATCGAGACCGGCATGGCCAAGCCCGCCGATGTGCCCACCTTTGCGGCGCGCATCCATAAAGAGGCGCAGCGCATGATCGCGCTGGTCAGCGATATTTTGCAGCTGAGCGAGCTGGACAGCACCCAAGCTAGCCAAAGCCGGGAAAAACCGGCGGAGATGGCGCCGGTGGACCTGGCCGCGCTTCTCAAGGAGACTGCCCAGAACATGACGGTCAACGCCCGCAAGGCCTACGTGACGCTGCAATACAGCGCCCAGCCCGCCACCGTGCAGGGCAGCAAGGACCTGCTGGCTGAACTGGCCACTAACCTGTGCGACAATGCCATCCGCTACAACCAGCCCGGCGGCCATGTGGAGCTGCGCTGCGGCACCGGCCCCGACGGCCCCTGGCTGCAGGTAGAGGATAACGGCATCGGCATCCCCCAGGACAGCCAGGCCCGCGTGTTTGAGCGGTTCTACCGCGTGGATAAAAGCCGCAGCAAGGCCACCGGCGGCACCGGCCTGGGGCTGGCCATCGTCAAGCATATCGCCCTGCTGCACCACGCCCGCATCGACCTGCAAAGCCAGGTCGGCAGCGGCACCACCATCAAGGTGACGTTCCCGAAGGCATAA
- a CDS encoding Na/Pi cotransporter family protein — protein sequence MTIFNVFTLMGGIAMFLYGMDLMGKALEQTAGSKLQGILSTMTSSPIRALLLGVAVTAVIQSSGATTVMAVGFVNSGLMELHQAIGVIMGANIGTTVTGWLLSLSGLEGESFITKMLNPNAWSPILGFIGIWLYMVGKDRKRGVGKILLGFAILMAGMNTMSNAMSPLADEPWFMNLFLSFSNPVLGVIAGAVLTAVLQSSSAAVGILQALTSTGAVTYSAAVPIIMGQNIGTTVTALISSAGANKNAKRTAFVHLYFNVIGTIIFLCGFYGLHALICFSFFNATANTFGIAMVHTIFNIVTTAILLPFNRLLEKLAIMTVPDSPADKKQENSLLDDRLLATPSVAVARAMLTGGDMAEICRTSLLQAMSTTHKWNDAIADEVERKEDAVDHYEDVLGTYLVKLSAKHLSTEDNRTINTLLHTIGDFERVSDHAVNLIKTAEEIRDKSIQFSEEALGDLGVLEAAVQDIVNRTVDAFQKGDVYAAGKIEPLEQVVDGLVREVKTRHIARLQAGVCTIEYGFVLDDLLTNYERIADHCSNIAVAMIEVAADKFDTHEYLASVKHGGSVKFEQRYEKYRGRYTFPPETYAEMQPVSAPGNAEEDA from the coding sequence ATGACCATTTTTAATGTGTTCACCCTGATGGGCGGCATCGCTATGTTCCTGTATGGCATGGACCTGATGGGCAAGGCGCTGGAGCAGACCGCCGGCAGCAAATTGCAGGGCATCCTCTCCACCATGACTTCCAGCCCCATCCGGGCGCTGCTGCTGGGCGTAGCGGTCACCGCCGTTATTCAGTCCAGCGGCGCCACCACCGTTATGGCGGTCGGCTTCGTCAACTCCGGTCTGATGGAACTGCACCAGGCCATCGGCGTTATCATGGGTGCCAACATTGGTACCACTGTTACCGGCTGGCTGCTGTCTTTGTCGGGTCTCGAGGGCGAGAGCTTTATCACCAAAATGCTCAACCCCAATGCCTGGAGCCCGATCCTGGGCTTCATCGGCATCTGGCTGTATATGGTCGGTAAGGACCGCAAGCGCGGCGTAGGCAAGATCCTGCTGGGTTTCGCCATTCTGATGGCCGGCATGAACACTATGTCCAACGCCATGTCTCCCCTGGCCGATGAGCCCTGGTTCATGAATCTCTTCCTTAGCTTCAGCAACCCGGTGCTGGGCGTCATTGCCGGCGCTGTGCTGACCGCCGTGCTGCAGTCGTCCTCGGCGGCGGTGGGCATCCTGCAGGCGCTGACCAGCACGGGTGCTGTCACCTACTCCGCCGCCGTGCCCATCATCATGGGCCAGAACATCGGCACCACCGTTACGGCGCTGATCTCCTCGGCCGGTGCGAACAAAAACGCCAAGCGCACTGCCTTCGTCCATCTTTATTTCAACGTCATCGGCACCATTATCTTCCTGTGCGGCTTCTACGGCCTGCATGCGCTGATTTGTTTCAGCTTCTTTAATGCGACGGCCAATACCTTCGGCATCGCTATGGTGCATACCATTTTTAACATAGTCACCACCGCCATCCTGCTGCCCTTCAACCGCCTGCTGGAAAAGCTGGCCATCATGACCGTGCCCGACTCCCCCGCCGACAAAAAGCAGGAGAACTCCCTGCTGGACGATCGTCTGCTGGCAACTCCGTCTGTGGCTGTCGCCCGCGCCATGCTCACCGGCGGCGATATGGCCGAGATCTGCCGCACCTCGCTGCTGCAGGCCATGTCTACCACTCATAAGTGGAACGATGCCATCGCCGACGAGGTCGAGCGCAAAGAGGACGCCGTCGACCATTACGAGGACGTGCTGGGCACCTACCTGGTCAAGCTCAGTGCCAAGCATCTCTCCACCGAAGATAACCGCACGATCAACACCCTGCTGCACACCATCGGCGATTTCGAGCGCGTCTCGGACCATGCCGTCAACCTGATCAAGACGGCCGAGGAGATCCGCGATAAATCCATCCAATTCAGCGAGGAAGCCCTGGGCGACCTGGGCGTGCTGGAAGCCGCTGTGCAGGATATCGTCAACCGCACCGTCGATGCCTTCCAAAAGGGCGATGTCTACGCCGCCGGCAAGATCGAGCCGCTGGAGCAGGTCGTGGACGGTCTGGTGCGCGAGGTCAAGACCCGCCATATTGCCCGCCTGCAGGCTGGTGTATGCACCATCGAGTACGGCTTTGTGCTGGATGATCTGCTGACCAACTACGAGCGTATCGCTGACCACTGTTCCAACATCGCTGTTGCAATGATCGAGGTCGCCGCCGATAAGTTCGATACCCACGAGTACCTGGCTTCCGTCAAGCATGGCGGCAGCGTGAAATTTGAGCAGCGGTACGAGAAATACCGCGGCCGCTATACCTTCCCGCCGGAGACTTACGCCGAGATGCAGCCTGTTTCGGCCCCCGGCAACGCGGAAGAAGACGCATAA
- a CDS encoding GDSL-type esterase/lipase family protein, whose product MQNLTISPLSTLPQVRVLGRCAGTDPLTLFWTGSGIELLFTGSELWVELNADYDTMEPWVSVELDGAWISRFAVNPGTSRMCIFRGAAPGRAKHVRLLKDVQAMSEDPAHLLQVTAICHAGGEFLPLPAPRCRLEFIGDSITSGEGAIGAVCETDWISTFFSAENHYGRMTADALGAEYRVVSASGWGLVSGWDNDPRCTLAPCYTQVCGLAAGERNAALGAQQPYDFAAWPADAVILNLGTNDWNAFHNPPWVDPETGRSFKQTLADDGSFAPADAARLAGAVRNFLALVRKHNPHAVIVWAYGMLGSGLLPLLRDGLDQYRTVSGDERVYLLELPEARGDTIGARQHPGAAAHRAAANCLAEFLRSVL is encoded by the coding sequence ATGCAAAACCTTACCATATCCCCGCTGTCCACCCTGCCGCAGGTGCGGGTGCTGGGGCGCTGTGCCGGAACGGACCCGCTGACGCTGTTCTGGACCGGGTCGGGTATTGAACTGCTGTTTACCGGCAGCGAGCTTTGGGTAGAGCTAAATGCCGACTACGACACCATGGAACCCTGGGTCAGCGTGGAACTGGACGGCGCGTGGATCAGCCGCTTTGCGGTGAACCCCGGAACCAGCCGGATGTGCATATTCCGCGGGGCCGCACCGGGGCGGGCCAAGCATGTGCGGCTGCTGAAGGACGTGCAGGCGATGTCTGAGGACCCGGCCCACCTGCTGCAAGTTACCGCTATCTGCCATGCGGGCGGCGAGTTTCTGCCCCTGCCAGCGCCGCGCTGCCGGCTGGAGTTCATCGGCGACAGCATCACCAGTGGCGAGGGGGCTATCGGCGCGGTGTGCGAGACCGATTGGATCAGCACCTTTTTCTCGGCCGAGAACCACTACGGCCGCATGACGGCCGACGCCCTGGGCGCCGAGTACCGCGTAGTATCGGCCAGCGGCTGGGGGCTGGTCTCCGGCTGGGACAACGACCCCCGCTGCACACTGGCCCCCTGCTATACCCAGGTGTGTGGCCTGGCAGCGGGGGAGCGCAACGCCGCGCTGGGGGCGCAGCAGCCCTACGATTTTGCCGCCTGGCCCGCCGATGCGGTCATCCTCAACCTGGGCACCAACGACTGGAACGCCTTCCACAATCCGCCCTGGGTGGACCCGGAGACCGGCCGCAGCTTTAAGCAAACCCTGGCCGATGACGGCAGCTTTGCCCCTGCCGATGCTGCCCGGCTGGCGGGGGCTGTGCGAAACTTTTTGGCGTTGGTACGCAAGCACAACCCCCACGCTGTCATCGTGTGGGCTTACGGCATGCTGGGCAGCGGTCTGCTGCCGCTGCTGCGGGACGGGCTGGACCAATACCGCACCGTCAGCGGTGATGAGCGGGTGTATCTGCTGGAATTGCCTGAGGCAAGGGGCGATACCATCGGTGCCCGACAGCACCCCGGTGCCGCCGCCCACCGCGCTGCGGCCAATTGTCTGGCGGAGTTTTTGCGCAGTGTGCTGTAA
- the cls gene encoding cardiolipin synthase, producing the protein MNPLNQTEEKREAVPSGVSRVGIAALGVLLQVLWIVWAALRLTRYYAWVQLAISVLAFLLALRIYGRHTNSATKLSWIIVILTFPIFGVCLYLLFGRSGAVNIMRGRFTRTDTELQPHYATPLDRAAMPQDPALQNQIHYLQTQAHYPACRNTDVTYYGDTNAALEAQKTDLRKAQHFIFMEYHAIEDSIAWQGIEDILAERAAAGVEVRVFYDDMGSIGFVDTAFAKKLQQRGIQCRVFNPIVPVLNVFMNNRDHRKITVIDGQVGYTGGYNLADEYFNLTHPYGRWKDSGVRLEGDAVRNLTLIFLEMWGTTQKEMPAIEPYLPAIRYTAREAATVLPYADNPLDDKRVGEDVYLNFINSAQRYVYITTPYLILSDEMQRALVLAAQRGVDVRIITPGIPDKKLIFSVTRSYYARLAAGGVQIYEYTPGFIHAKQFVADDKAAAVGTINLDYRSLYLHFENGCWFCGCQAVQDVRADFEALFPQCENVTPQYSGQRSLALRGVQCVFRLFSPLM; encoded by the coding sequence ATGAATCCCTTAAACCAGACCGAAGAAAAGCGCGAGGCCGTCCCCAGCGGGGTGAGCCGCGTGGGCATTGCTGCGCTGGGCGTGCTGCTGCAAGTGCTGTGGATCGTGTGGGCCGCCCTGAGGCTGACCCGCTACTACGCCTGGGTGCAGCTGGCCATCAGCGTGCTGGCGTTTCTGCTGGCGCTGCGCATCTACGGCCGCCACACCAACAGCGCCACCAAACTTTCGTGGATCATCGTCATTCTGACCTTTCCCATCTTTGGCGTCTGTCTGTATCTTTTGTTCGGGCGCAGCGGGGCGGTCAACATCATGCGCGGGCGGTTCACCCGCACCGATACGGAGCTGCAGCCCCACTATGCCACGCCGCTGGACCGCGCCGCCATGCCCCAGGACCCGGCCCTGCAAAACCAGATCCACTACCTGCAGACCCAGGCTCACTATCCCGCCTGCCGCAACACCGATGTGACCTACTACGGTGACACCAACGCCGCGCTGGAGGCCCAGAAGACCGACCTGCGCAAAGCCCAGCACTTTATTTTTATGGAGTACCACGCTATCGAGGATTCCATCGCCTGGCAGGGCATTGAGGATATTTTGGCCGAGCGGGCCGCCGCCGGGGTGGAGGTGCGCGTTTTTTACGACGACATGGGCAGCATCGGGTTTGTGGACACCGCCTTTGCCAAAAAGCTGCAGCAGCGGGGCATCCAGTGCCGGGTATTCAACCCCATCGTGCCGGTGCTGAACGTCTTTATGAACAACCGCGACCACCGCAAGATCACTGTCATTGACGGGCAGGTCGGCTACACCGGTGGCTACAATCTGGCGGACGAATACTTCAACCTGACCCACCCCTACGGCCGGTGGAAGGACTCCGGCGTGCGGCTGGAGGGCGACGCCGTGCGCAATTTGACACTGATCTTTTTGGAGATGTGGGGTACGACGCAGAAAGAAATGCCGGCCATCGAGCCCTATCTGCCTGCCATCCGCTACACCGCCCGGGAGGCTGCCACTGTGCTGCCCTACGCCGACAACCCGCTGGACGACAAGCGGGTGGGCGAGGATGTCTACCTCAACTTTATCAACAGCGCCCAGCGGTATGTATACATCACCACGCCCTACCTGATCTTGAGCGACGAGATGCAGCGGGCGCTGGTGCTGGCGGCCCAGCGGGGCGTGGATGTGCGGATCATCACGCCGGGCATCCCGGATAAAAAGCTGATCTTTTCGGTCACCCGCAGCTACTATGCGCGGCTGGCCGCGGGCGGCGTGCAAATCTACGAGTACACGCCCGGTTTCATCCACGCCAAGCAGTTTGTGGCCGACGACAAGGCCGCCGCAGTGGGCACCATCAACCTGGATTACCGCAGTTTGTACCTGCATTTTGAGAATGGCTGCTGGTTCTGCGGTTGCCAGGCCGTACAGGATGTGCGGGCAGATTTTGAGGCGTTGTTCCCCCAGTGCGAGAACGTAACGCCCCAGTACAGCGGCCAGCGCAGTCTGGCCCTGCGCGGCGTGCAGTGCGTGTTTAGATTGTTCAGCCCACTGATGTAA
- the pckA gene encoding phosphoenolpyruvate carboxykinase (ATP), with protein MAKLDLTKYGITGTTEIVHNPSYEMLFEEETKPELTGYEKGRVSELGAVNVMTGVYTGRSPKDKYIVMDENSKDTVWWTSDEYKNDNHPMSESTWATVKDIAKKELCNKRLFVVDAFCGANKDTRMAIRFIVEVAWQAHFVTNMFIKPSAEELENFEPDFVVYNASKAKVENYKELGLNSETCVAFNITSHEQVIINTWYGGEMKKGMFSMMNYFLPLKGMASMHCSANTDLNGENTAIFFGLSGTGKTTLSTDPKRLLIGDDEHGWDDNGVFNFEGGCYAKVINLDKDSEPDIYNAIKRNALLENVTLDAEGHIDFADKSVTENTRVSYPINHIKNIVRPISSAPAAKNVIFLSADAFGVLPPVSILTPEQTQYYFLSGFTAKLAGTERGITEPTPTFSACFGQAFLELHPTKYAEELVKKMQKSGAKAYLVNTGWNGTGKRISIKDTRGIIDAILSGAINEAPTKKIPHFDFEVPTSLPGVDPAILDPRDTYKDAAEWETKAVDLASRFIKNFAKYEGNEHGKALVAAGPKL; from the coding sequence ATGGCAAAGTTGGATTTGACCAAGTATGGCATTACCGGCACGACTGAGATCGTGCACAACCCCTCTTACGAAATGCTGTTCGAGGAGGAGACCAAGCCTGAGCTGACTGGTTACGAAAAGGGCCGGGTCAGCGAGCTGGGCGCTGTCAATGTTATGACCGGCGTTTACACCGGCCGTTCCCCCAAGGATAAGTACATCGTCATGGACGAGAACTCCAAGGACACTGTCTGGTGGACCAGCGACGAGTACAAGAACGATAACCATCCCATGAGCGAGTCCACTTGGGCTACCGTTAAGGATATCGCCAAGAAAGAGCTGTGCAACAAGCGCCTGTTTGTTGTTGATGCTTTCTGCGGCGCCAACAAGGATACCCGCATGGCTATCCGCTTCATCGTGGAAGTGGCCTGGCAGGCACACTTTGTTACCAACATGTTCATCAAGCCCTCTGCTGAGGAGCTGGAGAACTTCGAGCCTGATTTCGTTGTTTACAATGCCTCCAAGGCTAAGGTCGAGAACTATAAGGAACTGGGCCTGAACAGCGAGACCTGCGTTGCCTTCAACATCACCAGCCATGAGCAGGTCATCATCAACACCTGGTACGGCGGCGAGATGAAGAAGGGCATGTTCTCCATGATGAACTACTTCCTGCCGCTGAAGGGCATGGCTTCTATGCACTGCTCTGCCAATACCGACTTGAACGGCGAGAACACCGCTATCTTCTTCGGTCTGTCCGGCACCGGCAAGACCACCCTGTCCACCGACCCGAAGCGTCTGCTGATCGGCGATGACGAGCACGGCTGGGACGACAACGGCGTCTTCAACTTCGAGGGCGGCTGCTACGCCAAGGTCATCAACCTGGATAAGGACTCCGAGCCTGACATCTACAACGCCATCAAGCGCAACGCCCTGCTGGAGAATGTCACCCTGGATGCCGAGGGCCATATCGATTTCGCCGACAAGAGCGTTACCGAGAACACCCGTGTTTCCTACCCCATCAACCACATCAAGAACATCGTTCGCCCGATCTCTTCTGCACCTGCAGCCAAGAATGTCATCTTCCTGTCTGCTGATGCTTTCGGCGTTCTGCCCCCGGTCAGCATCCTGACCCCCGAGCAGACCCAGTACTACTTCCTGTCTGGCTTCACCGCCAAGCTGGCCGGCACCGAGCGCGGCATCACCGAGCCCACCCCGACCTTCTCCGCCTGCTTCGGTCAGGCCTTCCTGGAGCTGCATCCCACCAAGTACGCTGAGGAACTGGTCAAGAAGATGCAGAAGTCCGGCGCCAAGGCTTACCTGGTCAACACCGGCTGGAACGGCACCGGCAAGCGCATCTCCATCAAGGATACCCGTGGTATCATCGATGCTATCCTGAGCGGCGCTATCAACGAGGCCCCCACCAAGAAGATCCCGCACTTCGACTTCGAGGTTCCCACCTCTCTGCCCGGCGTTGATCCCGCCATCCTGGACCCCCGCGACACCTACAAGGATGCCGCTGAGTGGGAGACCAAGGCTGTCGATCTGGCTAGCCGCTTCATCAAGAACTTCGCCAAGTACGAAGGCAACGAGCACGGCAAGGCCCTGGTCGCCGCCGGCCCGAAGCTGTAA
- a CDS encoding NUDIX domain-containing protein, which yields MAEILDIVDEQGRPTGQTVPRAVAHAEGIRHRTSHVWILRRHAGRVEVLLQMRCQAKDSFPGCYDISSAGHIPAGCDFVESALRELREELGVTLPADALQECGVRHFTFEDVFHGRLFKDNQVSKVFCLWLDKNAEDFTVQKEEIDYVRWFGLEEAIEAVKNNTIPNCIYLEELEMVAAATR from the coding sequence ATGGCGGAAATTTTGGATATTGTGGACGAGCAGGGCCGCCCCACCGGGCAGACCGTACCCCGCGCCGTGGCCCATGCCGAGGGCATCCGGCACCGCACCTCCCACGTGTGGATCTTGCGGCGGCATGCGGGCCGCGTGGAAGTGCTGCTGCAAATGCGCTGCCAGGCGAAGGATTCCTTCCCAGGCTGCTACGACATTTCCTCGGCCGGGCACATTCCCGCCGGGTGCGATTTTGTGGAGTCGGCCCTGCGGGAACTGCGGGAGGAGCTTGGCGTGACCCTGCCCGCCGATGCTTTGCAGGAGTGCGGCGTGCGGCACTTTACCTTTGAGGACGTTTTCCACGGCAGGCTGTTTAAAGATAACCAGGTCAGCAAGGTATTCTGCCTGTGGCTGGACAAGAACGCCGAGGATTTCACCGTGCAGAAAGAGGAGATCGACTACGTGCGGTGGTTCGGGCTGGAAGAGGCAATCGAAGCCGTGAAGAATAACACCATCCCCAACTGCATTTATTTGGAGGAGTTGGAGATGGTGGCGGCGGCAACACGCTAA
- a CDS encoding response regulator transcription factor, which yields MIYIVEDDASIRELEQYALQTNGYEAAGCEDAASFWAAMHQARPELVILDVMLPDEDGYQILSKLRDDPATQTLPVIMVTAKTSEIDVVKGLDHGADDYLCKPFGIMEFISRVKAVLRRAAAAAPAPAPKTLQFGGIVIDDVARTVKADGVPVELTFKEYALLHLFLEHPDQVLARERIMKEVWDTDDLLESRTIDMHVRTLRQKLGAAGEAIRTVRKVGYKLSTEGTDE from the coding sequence ATGATCTACATTGTGGAGGATGACGCCAGCATCCGCGAACTGGAACAGTATGCCCTGCAAACCAACGGCTACGAGGCCGCCGGCTGTGAGGACGCCGCCAGCTTTTGGGCCGCCATGCACCAGGCCCGGCCGGAACTGGTCATCCTGGACGTGATGCTGCCCGATGAGGACGGCTACCAGATCTTGTCCAAGCTGCGGGACGACCCTGCCACCCAGACACTGCCGGTCATCATGGTCACCGCCAAAACCAGCGAAATCGACGTCGTCAAGGGGCTGGACCACGGCGCGGACGATTACCTCTGCAAGCCCTTCGGCATTATGGAGTTTATTTCCCGGGTCAAGGCCGTGCTGCGCCGCGCCGCGGCAGCCGCCCCGGCCCCTGCGCCCAAGACGCTGCAGTTCGGCGGCATCGTCATCGACGATGTAGCCCGCACCGTCAAGGCCGACGGCGTGCCTGTGGAGCTCACCTTTAAGGAATACGCGCTGCTGCATCTGTTTTTGGAGCATCCCGATCAGGTGTTGGCCCGCGAGCGCATCATGAAAGAAGTCTGGGACACCGATGACCTGCTGGAATCCCGCACCATCGATATGCATGTGCGCACCCTGCGCCAAAAGCTGGGCGCTGCGGGCGAGGCCATCCGCACCGTGCGCAAGGTGGGCTACAAGCTGAGCACGGAGGGCACCGATGAGTGA